Proteins found in one Oreochromis niloticus isolate F11D_XX linkage group LG22, O_niloticus_UMD_NMBU, whole genome shotgun sequence genomic segment:
- the LOC100689711 gene encoding class I histocompatibility antigen, F10 alpha chain isoform X2, whose protein sequence is MNLFAVFVLLGTVLTVNCETHSLHYIYTALSKPVGLPGIHEFTAMGLLDDRMIDYFDSEHQAKVPKQEWMEKRLPADYWEKGTQSRKSKQQWFKVNIGILMERMRQNDSDNHVLQWMHGCEGETNPDGTLGFVRGMDMYNYDGNDFLSFDDKNGVWVATTPEAQPTKRKWDGVQVLKEYTKGYLENECIDWLSKFVTYGQKQLKKKSPPDVHVFTKKAKVESNLILTCLATGFYPKDIIVKIRRNGRVLTADDGLTSSGVLPNNDETFQRRDHVEILKSDLSEFSCEVIHEATGVDVAKTWTNKCEEVSGSGSGALIGGAVVGVVVVVAVAVGLILYKMGIIGGRRGAKDNQGGIQTIYSPVTVGNGVVSTPLTSGGSNGNAASSNGGSNGHATVPLLNGNAH, encoded by the exons ATGAACCTGTTCGCGGTGTTCGTCCTTCTGGGGACGGTGCTGACCGTAAACTGCG AGACTCACTCCCTCCATTACATCTACACGGCGCTCTCTAAACCTGTCGGCCTCCCGGGCATCCACGAGTTCACAGCCATGGGTTTGCTGGACGACAGGATGATCGACTACTTTGACAGCGAGCATCAGGCAAAGGTTCCCAAACAGGAGTGGATGGAAAAGCGTTTACCTGCTGATTACTGGGAAAAAGGCACACAGTCCCGCAAGAGCAAGCAGCAGTGGTTCAAGGTCAACATCGGCATCCTGATGGAGCGAATGAGACAGAATGACTCAGACA ACCACGTTCTTCAGTGGATGCACGGCTGTGAGGGTGAAACGAATCCTGATGGCACGCTCGGGTTTGTCCGAGGCATGGACATGTACAACTACGACGGAAACGACTTCCTGTCCTTCGATGATAAAAACGGAGTCTGGGTCGCTACTACTCCGGAGGCACAACCCACCAAGAGGAAGTGGGACGGCGTCCAGGTGCTGAAAGAGTACACCAAGGGATACCTGGAGAACGAGTGCATTGATTGGCTGAGCAAGTTTGTGACTTATggacagaagcagctgaaaaagaaat CTCCACCTGACGTACATGTGTTTACAAAGAAGGCCAAAGTGGAGTCAAACCTCATCCTGACCTGCCTCGCCACAGGCTTCTACCCCAAAGACATCATCGTGAAGATCAGAAGGAACGGACGTGTTCTGACCGCAGATGACGGCCTGACGAGCTCAGGAGTTCTTCCAAATAACGATGAGACCTTCCAGAGACGAGACCATGTGGAGATTTTGAAGTCTGACCTGTCAGAGTTCAGCTGTGAAGTCATTCATGAGGCGACCGGAGTGGATGTTGCAAAGACTTGGA CAAATAAGTGTGAAGAGGTATCTGGATCAGGATCTGGAGCTCTGAtcggtggtgcagtggttggagtcgtggttgttgttgctgtagCTGTGGGTCTGATCTTGTATAAAATGGGAATTATTG GAGGCAGACGTGGAGCCAAGGACAACCAAG GTGGAATTCAGACAATCTATTCTCCTGTCACAG ttGGAAATGGCGTCGTGAGCACACCTCTAACCAGTG gtggttccAACGGTAATGCAGCTTCCAGCAATG gtggttccAATGGTCATGCAACCGTACCCCTCCTTAATGGCAATG CTCATTGA